The sequence GTGCGGGCCTCATCACGCCCGACATCACGCCCGACGCGGCGTCCGAGTGGATCGCCGCCAGCGAGCGGACGGGCCTCGACCGCGTGTTCCTGGCCGCGCCGACCTCCACCGACGAGCGACTCGACCTGATCGTGCAGAACTCGACCGGGTTCGTGTACACGGTGTCGACCATGGGCATCACGGGGGAGCGGGCGCAGCTGGATGCCGCGGCCCGCGGCCTCGTCGCACGGCTGCGTCAGCACGGAGCCGAGCACGCGTGCGTCGGAATCGGCATCTCGAACGCCGAGCAGGTCGGGGGGGTGCTCGGCTACGCCGACGGCGCGATCGTCGGCACCGCGCTCGTGCGGGCGCTCCGCGACGGCGGCCTCGAAGGGCTCGCCGAAACGGCCAGAGCCCTTGCAGCGGGCACCGCGCGGGTCGCGAACTAGACTTCTCAGGTCGGCCCCCACCGGCCTCCCAACAGCCAAGGACACGGTTCTCCCATGATCAACGCCGCCGCGAGCGTCGTCGCCAGCATTCCGAGCCCGTCGATCAGCTTCTTCGACATCGGCCCCCTGCCTATCCGCATCTATGCGCTGTGCATCATCACGGGCATCATCGTCGCCGTCCTGTGGACGAACCGCCGCCTCACCAAGCGCGGCGCCGAGCCGTGGGTGGTCATCGACATCGCGCTGCTCGCGGTTCCTCTCGCCATCGTCTTCGCGCGGGTCTACCACGTGCTCACGCACTGGGACTTCTACTTCGGCGAGGGCGCGAACCCGCTCTCGGCGCTGTACATCTGGGAGGGCGGCATCGCCATCTACGGCGCCCTCATCGGCGGCGCTGTGGGCGCGTGGCTCGGATGCCGGTGGACCGGCATCCGGTTCTGGACGTTCGCGGACGCGCTGGCGCCGGGGCTCCTGCTCGCGCAGGCGATCGGCCGCTTCGGCAACTGGTTCAACCAGGAGCTGTACGGTCTGCCCACCGATCTGCCGTGGGGCCTCGAGATCGACTACCCGAACCCCGCCTGGCCGATCGGACTGCCCGAGGGGACGCTGTTCCATCCGACGTTCCTCTACGAGGTCATCTGGAACGTCCTCGGCGTTCTCGTGCTGGCGTGGGCCGGGCGCCGCTTCCGGCTGCAGTGGGGTCGCCTGTTCGGCCTCTACCTCGTCTGGTACAGCGCGGGTCGTATCGTGTGGGAGTCGATCCGCATCGATCCGAGCGAGATCTTCCTCGGCATCCGCACCAACGTGTGGGCCGCGATCCTCGGTGTCGTGGTCGGCCTCGTCATCTTCTTCGTCCAGAAGCGCCGCCACCCCGGCTTCGAGCCGTCGCCGTACGTCCCCGGTCGCGAGTGGACCCCCGAAGGGGCTGTACAATCGCAGAACACCGACGACTTCGTCGACGTCAGCGAACCCCCGACGTCCGAGGTCGACGAGGCCAGCGCCACAAGCACTCCCGCCACGAACTAGCGCTCTTCCCCCCGGAAAAGCGGCATCAGGGCCGACGTCGTCCCAACTTGAGCATCAACGTGAGGACGGTAGGTATGGCTTCGAGCCCCCGTCACATCGCCTCTGCGCAGGCGAGCACCCCGGCATCGTCGGGTCTTGCAGGACTTCCTGCCAAGCAGGGCATGTACAACCCCGCGTTCGAGAAGGACGCGTGCGGCCTGGCGATGGTCGCGACCCTGCGCGGCGAGGCGGGTCACGACATCATCGATCTCGCACTCACCGCGCTGCGCAACCTCGAGCACCGCGGGGCCATCGGCTCCGACGCGGGCACCGGTGACGGGGCCGGCATCCTCACGCAGATGCCGGATGCCTTCCTGCGCGCCGTCGTCGGCTTCGAGCTGCCTCCGGTGGGGGAGTACGCCGCCGGAATGGTGTTCCTGCCCCGCGACGACGAGGCGCGCGCGGCGCAGAAGGCGGGCATCGAGCGGATCGCGGCATCCGAGAATCTCACTGTCCTCGGCTGGCGCGAGGTGCCCACGGCCGACGACCACCTCGGCAAGCTGGCCTTCGACGCCCGCCCGGCGTTCGAGCAGCTCTTCGTGTCGCGGCCGGCGGTCGGCGATGAGCCGGCCCTCTCGGGCATCGCGCTCGATCGCCGCACGTTCCGCCTGCGCAAGCGCGCCCGCACCGAGCTCGACGCGTACTTCGTGTCGCTGTCGGCCCGCACGCTCGGCTACAAGGGCATGGTGACGACGCTCCAGCTGGAGCCGTTCTACCCCGACCTGCAGGACGAGCGCTTCGCGTCCGAGCTCGCGGTCGTGCACTCGCGCTACTCGACGAACACCTTCCCGTCGTGGCCGCTGGCCCAGCCGCTGCGCATGCTCGCGCACAACGGCGAGATCAACACCGTCAACGGCAACCGCAACTGGATGCGCGCGCGCCAGTCCCAGCTCGAGTCCGAGCTCCTCGGCGACATCGACCCGCTGCTGCCTATCTGCACACCGGGCGCGAGCGACTCGGCCTCGTTCGACGAGGTGCTCGAGCTCCTCACCCTCACCGGCCGCAGCCTTCCGCACGCGATCATGATGATGGTGCCGGAGGCGTACGAGAAGCAGGCCGACATCGACCCGAAGCTGCGGGCGTTCTACGAGTTCCACTCGATGCAGATGGAGCCGTGGGACGGTCCGGCCGCCCTGATCTTCACCGACGGCACGCTCGTCGGCGCCACGCTCGACCGCAACGGCCTGCGCCCGGGCCGCTGGACCGAGACGACCGACGGCCTCATCGTGATCGGCAGCGAGACCGGCGTGCTCGACTTCGCGCCCGAGCGCATCAAGCGCCGCGGGCGTCTGCGCCCCGGACGCATGTTCCTCGTCGACACCGCGCAGCGGCGCATCATCGAGGACGCTGAGATCAAGGCCGAGCTGGCCGAGCTCGAGCCCTGGCAGGAATGGCTCGACGCGGGCCGGGTCCGGCTCGCCGAGCTGCCCGAGCGCGAGCACATCGTGCACCCGATCGCCTCCATCACGCGCCGCCAGCGCACCTTCGGCTACACCGAGGAGGAAGTGCGGATCCTGCTGACGCCGATGGGCCAGACCGGCGCCGAGCCTCTCGGCGCCATGGGGTCCGACACGCCGGTCGCGGTGCTCAGCGAGCGGCCGCGCCTGCTGTTCGACTACTTCACCCAGCAGTTCGCACAGGTCACCAATCCGCCGCTGGACTCGATCCGCGAAGAGGTCGTCACCTCGCTCGGACTGGGGCTCGGCCCGGAACGCAACCTGCTCGAGTGGGGACCGGACCACACGCGCGTCGTGACTCTCGACTTCCCCGTCATCGACAACGACGAGCTGGCGAAGATCCAGCACATCGACACCGCGCTGCCCGGCCGCACGTCCGTCACCATCCGCGGCCTGTACCGCGTCGAGGCGGGCCACAAGGGCATGAAGAAGCGCCTCGAGCAGATGTGCCAGGAGGTCGACCAGGCCATCGAGGACGGCGCGGAGTTCATCGTCCTCTCGGACCGCGACTCCAACAAGGACCTCGCACCCATCCCGTCGCTGCTGATGCTCGCCGCGGTCCATCACCACCTCATCCGCAACCAGACCCGCATGAAGTGTGGTCTGGTGGTCGAGGCCGGCGACGTGCGCGAAGTGCATCACGTGGCCACGCTCATCGGGTACGGGGCATCCGCCGTCAACCCGTACCTGGCGATGGAGACCGTCGAGTACCTCGTGCGCGCCGGCTTCATCACCGGCATCACCCCTGAGAAGGCCGTCAAGAACCTGATCTACGCGCTCGGCAAGGGCGTGCTGAAGATCATGTCGAAGATGGGCATCTCGACCGTGTCGTCGTACGCCGGCGCCCAGGTGTTCGAAGCGGTCGGACTCTCGCACGAGCTGGTCGACACCTACTTCACCGGCACCGAGTCGAAGCTGGGCGGCGTCGGACTCGACGTCATCGCGGCCGAGAACGCGTCGCGACACGCCTACGCGTACCCGGAGGATGCCGCGGTCCGCGCTCACGAGCGGCTCTGGACGGGCGGCGAGTACCAGTGGCGGCGCGACGGATCGCCGCACCTGTTCAACCCCGACACCGTGTTCCGCCTGCAGCACTCGACCCGCACGCGCCGGTACGACATCTTCCGCGAGTACACGAAGCTCGTCGACGACCAGGCACA comes from Microbacterium cremeum and encodes:
- the trpA gene encoding tryptophan synthase subunit alpha encodes the protein MTSRVAAAIDAAHADGRGAFVGYLPLGFPDLQTSIEAAVVLAENGADILELGPPYSDPVMDGTVIQEATQAALAGGFRMRDTFTAVREITRRVDIPVLVMTYWNPVLQYGIDRYADDLLAAGGAGLITPDITPDAASEWIAASERTGLDRVFLAAPTSTDERLDLIVQNSTGFVYTVSTMGITGERAQLDAAARGLVARLRQHGAEHACVGIGISNAEQVGGVLGYADGAIVGTALVRALRDGGLEGLAETARALAAGTARVAN
- the lgt gene encoding prolipoprotein diacylglyceryl transferase → MINAAASVVASIPSPSISFFDIGPLPIRIYALCIITGIIVAVLWTNRRLTKRGAEPWVVIDIALLAVPLAIVFARVYHVLTHWDFYFGEGANPLSALYIWEGGIAIYGALIGGAVGAWLGCRWTGIRFWTFADALAPGLLLAQAIGRFGNWFNQELYGLPTDLPWGLEIDYPNPAWPIGLPEGTLFHPTFLYEVIWNVLGVLVLAWAGRRFRLQWGRLFGLYLVWYSAGRIVWESIRIDPSEIFLGIRTNVWAAILGVVVGLVIFFVQKRRHPGFEPSPYVPGREWTPEGAVQSQNTDDFVDVSEPPTSEVDEASATSTPATN
- the gltB gene encoding glutamate synthase large subunit, producing MASSPRHIASAQASTPASSGLAGLPAKQGMYNPAFEKDACGLAMVATLRGEAGHDIIDLALTALRNLEHRGAIGSDAGTGDGAGILTQMPDAFLRAVVGFELPPVGEYAAGMVFLPRDDEARAAQKAGIERIAASENLTVLGWREVPTADDHLGKLAFDARPAFEQLFVSRPAVGDEPALSGIALDRRTFRLRKRARTELDAYFVSLSARTLGYKGMVTTLQLEPFYPDLQDERFASELAVVHSRYSTNTFPSWPLAQPLRMLAHNGEINTVNGNRNWMRARQSQLESELLGDIDPLLPICTPGASDSASFDEVLELLTLTGRSLPHAIMMMVPEAYEKQADIDPKLRAFYEFHSMQMEPWDGPAALIFTDGTLVGATLDRNGLRPGRWTETTDGLIVIGSETGVLDFAPERIKRRGRLRPGRMFLVDTAQRRIIEDAEIKAELAELEPWQEWLDAGRVRLAELPEREHIVHPIASITRRQRTFGYTEEEVRILLTPMGQTGAEPLGAMGSDTPVAVLSERPRLLFDYFTQQFAQVTNPPLDSIREEVVTSLGLGLGPERNLLEWGPDHTRVVTLDFPVIDNDELAKIQHIDTALPGRTSVTIRGLYRVEAGHKGMKKRLEQMCQEVDQAIEDGAEFIVLSDRDSNKDLAPIPSLLMLAAVHHHLIRNQTRMKCGLVVEAGDVREVHHVATLIGYGASAVNPYLAMETVEYLVRAGFITGITPEKAVKNLIYALGKGVLKIMSKMGISTVSSYAGAQVFEAVGLSHELVDTYFTGTESKLGGVGLDVIAAENASRHAYAYPEDAAVRAHERLWTGGEYQWRRDGSPHLFNPDTVFRLQHSTRTRRYDIFREYTKLVDDQAQELKTLRGLFALKTEGRTPVPIDEVEPVSSIVKRFSTGAMSYGSISKEAHETLAIAMNRIGGKSNTGEGGEDVERLLDAERRSSIKQVASGRFGVTSLYLTEADDIQIKLAQGAKPGEGGQLPPTKVYPWVARTRHATAGVGLISPPPHHDIYSIEDLKQLIFDLKRANPGARVHVKLVSQSGIGAVAAGTAKALADVILVSGHDGGTGASPLNSLKHAGTPWELGLAETQQTLMLNGMRDRVVVQVDGQLKTGRDVIIGALLGAEEFGFATAPLVVSGCIMMRVCHLDTCPVGVATQNPVLRERFTGKPEFVVNFMEFIAEEVREYLAELGFRTLDEAIGRADLLDVDGAVRHWKASGLDLAPVLEGPVFAEEEPRRNTTSQLHELEAHFDVALVERAKDVIAHGGHLTIDLPIRNTERAVGTLLGHHVTKARGENGLPSGSIEVNLTGSAGQSFGAFMPAGITLRLEGDSNDYVGKGLSGGQIVIRPPRNAAFDASRNVIAGNVIGYGATQGTMFLRGIVGERFFVRNSGATAVVEGVGDHALEYMTGGLAVILGPTGRNLGAGMSGGTAYVYKLDRKLVNREALASGELELGELGSGDAEILKDLLEQHVVETGSTLAQALLDDFETESENFVRVLPRDYAAVLQTRQAAVAEGLDPDGTVVWNRILEVTGG